A segment of the Campylobacter anatolicus genome:
ATTGGTTCTTTTTGTACTAAAAGATAGTCTAGTAAATGATATAAAAAATTCCAAACTTACTATAAACGCCAATGCATCTTTTGTATTTGGCAATATCGGACGCAGAGCAGATAAGATTAGCGATTTTAAATTTTCAAGTGATATTTATGCTTATGCAACAAATGATGGATTTTTCGCTGGGGCTAGTTTTGGTGGAGCAGTCATAAGTGTAAAAGATGAGAGCTTAAAACAGAGTGGTTACGCTTACGAGCAGTTAATAAACGCTACTTCTAAATTTTAAGAGCAGAATGATGCAAGATACGCTTAATTCACTCTCAACGTATGGTTATATCATTTTGTTTTTATACACTTTGGGTGGTGGTATGGTTGCACTCATTGCAGCTGGAGTACTAAGCTATGCTGGTAAAATGGATATAGGTGCAAGTATAGCCATAGCAACAGTTTCAAACGCACTTGGTGATACATTACTTTTTTACCTAAGTAGATACAACAAAAGTGCTTTTTTGTCATACATTAGACCGCATCGTAGAAAACTCGCATATTCGCATATTTTAATGAAGCGATATGGCGATAAGATAATATTTTTTAAAAAATTTATATATGGGCTAAAGACTATTGTGCCAGTGGCAATAGGACTTACTAGTTACTCATTTTATAAATTTATCGTGATAAATGTGGTGGCATCTATTGGGTGGGCTGTTATTATTGGTATGCTTAGCTATTATGCTGGTGAGTTTTTTATCAAAGTGAGTGATTATATGGACTCACATGGATACATTATGCCTATCATAATGCTTAGTATTTTAGGTGGAATTTGGTATTTTTTAA
Coding sequences within it:
- a CDS encoding DedA family protein; this translates as MQDTLNSLSTYGYIILFLYTLGGGMVALIAAGVLSYAGKMDIGASIAIATVSNALGDTLLFYLSRYNKSAFLSYIRPHRRKLAYSHILMKRYGDKIIFFKKFIYGLKTIVPVAIGLTSYSFYKFIVINVVASIGWAVIIGMLSYYAGEFFIKVSDYMDSHGYIMPIIMLSILGGIWYFLKNITKKRR